Proteins encoded by one window of Arabidopsis thaliana chromosome 2, partial sequence:
- the HMA4 gene encoding heavy metal atpase 4 — translation MALQNKEEEKKKVKKLQKSYFDVLGICCTSEVPIIENILKSLDGVKEYSVIVPSRTVIVVHDSLLISPFQIAKALNEARLEANVRVNGETSFKNKWPSPFAVVSGLLLLLSFLKFVYSPLRWLAVAAVAAGIYPILAKAFASIKRPRIDINILVIITVIATLAMQDFMEAAAVVFLFTISDWLETRASYKATSVMQSLMSLAPQKAIIAETGEEVEVDEVKVDTVVAVKAGETIPIDGIVVDGNCEVDEKTLTGEAFPVPKQRDSTVWAGTINLNGYICVKTTSLAGDCVVAKMAKLVEEAQSSKTKSQRLIDKCSQYYTPAIILVSACVAIVPVIMKVHNLKHWFHLALVVLVSGCPCGLILSTPVATFCALTKAATSGLLIKSADYLDTLSKIKIVAFDKTGTITRGEFIVIDFKSLSRDINLRSLLYWVSSVESKSSHPMAATIVDYAKSVSVEPRPEEVEDYQNFPGEGIYGKIDGNDIFIGNKKIASRAGCSTVPEIEVDTKGGKTVGYVYVGERLAGFFNLSDACRSGVSQAMAELKSLGIKTAMLTGDNQAAAMHAQEQLGNVLDVVHGDLLPEDKSRIIQEFKKEGPTAMVGDGVNDAPALATADIGISMGISGSALATQTGNIILMSNDIRRIPQAVKLARRARRKVVENVCLSIILKAGILALAFAGHPLIWAAVLVDVGTCLLVIFNSMLLLREKKKIGNKKCYRASTSKLNGRKLEGDDDYVVDLEAGLLTKSGNGQCKSSCCGDKKNQENVVMMKPSSKTSSDHSHPGCCGDKKEEKVKPLVKDGCCSEKTRKSEGDMVSLSSCKKSSHVKHDLKMKGGSGCCASKNEKGKEVVAKSCCEKPKQQVESVGDCKSGHCEKKKQAEDIVVPVQIIGHALTHVEIELQTKETCKTSCCDSKEKVKETGLLLSSENTPYLEKGVLIKDEGNCKSGSENMGTVKQSCHEKGCSDEKQTGEITLASEEETDDQDCSSGCCVNEGTVKQSFDEKKHSVLVEKEGLDMETGFCCDAKLVCCGNTEGEVKEQCRLEIKKEEHCKSGCCGEEIQTGEITLVSEEETESTNCSTGCCVDKEEVTQTCHEKPASLVVSGLEVKKDEHCESSHRAVKVETCCKVKIPEACASKCRDRAKRHSGKSCCRSYAKELCSHRHHHHHHHHHHHVSA, via the exons ATGGcgttacaaaacaaagaagaagagaaaaagaaagtgaagaagttgCAAAAGAGTTACTTCGATGTTCTCGGAATCTGTTGTACATCGGAAGTTCCTATAATCGAGAATATTCTCAAGTCACTTGACGGCGTTAAAGAATATTCCGTCATCGTTCCCTCGAGAACCGTGATTGTTGTTCACGACAGTCTCCTCATCTCTCCCTTCCAAATtg CTAAGGCACTAAACGAAGCTAGGTTAGAAGCAAACGTGAGGGTAAACGGAGAAACTAGCTTCAAGAACAAATGGCCGAGCCCTTTCGCCGTAGTTTCCGGCTTACTTCTCCTCCTATCCTTCCTAAAGTTTGTCTACTCGCCTTTACGTTGGCTCGCCGTGGCAGCAGTTGCCGCCGGTATCTATCCGATTCTTGCCAAAGCCTTTGCTTCCATTAAAAGGCCTAGGATCGACATCAACATATTGGTCATAATAACCG TGATTGCAACACTTGCAATGCAAGATTTCATGGAGGCAGCAGCAGTTGTGTTCCTATTCACCATATCCGACTGGCTCGAAACAAGAGCTAGCTACAAG GCGACCTCGGTAATGCAGTCTCTGATGAGCTTAGCTCCACAAAAGGCTATAATAGCAGAGACTGGTGAAGAAGTTGAAGTAGATGAGGTTAAGGTTGATACAGTTGTAGCAGTTAAAGCTGGTGAAACCATACCAATTGATGGAATTGTGGTGGATGGAAACTGTGAGGTAGACGAGAAAACCTTAACGGGCGAAGCATTTCCTGTGCCTAAACAGAGAGATTCTACCGTTTGGGCTGGAACCATTAATCTAAATG GTTACATATGTGTGAAAACAACTTCTTTAGCGGGTGATTGTGTGGTTGCGAAAATGGCTAAGCTAGTAGAAGAAGCTCAGAGCAGTAAAACCAAATCTCAGAGACTAATAGACAAATGTTCTCAGTACTATACTCCAG caATCATCTTAGTATCAGCTTGCGTTGCCATTGTCCCGGTTATAATGAAGGTCCACAACCTTAAACATTGGTTCCACCTAGCATTAGTTGTGTTAGTCAGTGGTTGTCCCTGTGGTCTTATCCTCTCTACACCAGTTGCTACTTTCTGTGCACTTACTAAAGCGGCAACTTCAGGGCTTCTGATCAAAAGTGCTGATTATCTTGACACACTCTCAAAGATCAAGATTGTTGCTTTCGATAAAACTGGGACTATTACAAGAGGAGAGTTCATTGTCATAGATTTCAAGTCACTCTCTAGAGATATAAACCTACGCAGCTTGCTTTactg GGTATCAAGTGTTGAAAGCAAATCAAGTCATCCAATGGCAGCAACAATCGTGGATTATGCAAAATCTGTTTCTGTTGAGCCTAGGCCTGAAGAGGTTGAGGATTACCAGAACTTTCCAGGTGAAGGAATCTACGGGAAGATTGATGGTAACGATATCTTCATTGGGAACAAAAAGATAGCTTCTCGAGCTGGTTGTTCAACAG TTCCAGAGATTGAAGTTGATACCAAAGGCGGGAAGACTGTTGGATACGTCTATGTAGGTGAAAGACTAGCTGgatttttcaatctttctgATGCTTGTAGATCTGGTGTTTCTCAAGCAATGGCAGAACTGAAATCTCTAGGAATCAAAACCGCAATGCTAACGGGAGATAATCAAGCCGCGGCAATGCATGCTCAAGAACAG CTAGGGAATGTTTTAGATGTTGTACATGGAGATCTTCTTCCAGAAGATAAGTCCAGAATCATACAAGAGTTTAAGAAAGAGGGACCAACCGCAATGGTAGGGGACGGTGTGAATGATGCACCAGCTTTAGCTACAGCTGATATTGGTATCTCCATGGGAATTTCTGGCTCTGCTCTTGCAACACAAACTGGTAATATTATTCTGATGTCTAATGATATAAGAAGGATACCACAAGCGGTGAAGCTAGCGAGAAGAGCACGACGCAAAGTTGTTGAAAACGTGTGTCTATCGATCATTTTAAAAGCAGGAATACTCGCTTTGGCATTTGCTGGTCATCCTTTGATTTGGGCTGCGGTTCTTGTTGATGTAGGGACTTGTCTGCTTGTGATTTTCAATAGTATGTTGCTGCTgcgagagaagaaaaagattgggAACAAAAAGTGTTACAGGGCTTCTACATCTAAGTTGAATGGTAGGAAACTTGAAGGCGATGATGATTATGTTGTGGACTTAGAAGCAGGCTTGTTAACAAAGAGCGGGAATGGTCAATGCAAATCAAGCTGTTGTGgagataagaaaaatcaagagaatGTTGTGATGATGAAACCAAGTAGTAAAACCAGTTCTGATCATTCTCACCCTGGTTGTTGTGGCgataagaaggaagaaaaagtgAAGCCGCTTGTGAAAGATGGCTGTTGCAGTGAGAAAACTAGGAAATCAGAGGGAGATATGGTTTCATTGAGCTCATGTAAGAAGTCTAGTCATGTCAAACATGACCTGAAAATGAAAGGTGGTTCAGGTTGTTGTGCTAGCAAAAATGAGAAAGGGAAGGAAGTAGTGGCAAAGAGCTGTTGTGAGAAACCCAAACAGCAGGTGGAGAGTGTTGGAGACTGCAAGTCTGGTCATtgcgagaagaagaagcaagctGAAGACATTGTTGTCCCGGTGCAGATTATTGGTCATGCATTAACGCATGTGGAGATCGAGTTGCAGACAAAGGAAACCTGCAAAACAAGCTGTTGTGACAGTAAAGAAAAGGTTAAGGAGACAGGTTTGCTGCTTTCTAGTGAGAACACACCTTACCTGGAGAAAGGAGTGCTGATTAAAGATGAAGGAAACTGCAAGTCTGGCAGCGAGAACATGGGGACAGTGAAACAAAGCTGCCATGAGAAGGGCTGCAGCGATGAAAAACAAACCGGGGAAATAACTCTTGCTTCGGAGGAAGAGACAGATGATCAAGATTGCTCCTCGGGATGTTGTGTGAACGAGGGAACAGTGAAACAAAGCTTCGATGAGAAGAAGCATTCTGTGTTGGTGGAGAAGGAAGGTTTGGACATGGAAACTGGTTTCTGTTGTGATGCCAAGCTGGTTTGTTGTGGAAACACAGAAGGTGAAGTGAAGGAGCAATGTCGTCTggagataaagaaagaagaacattgCAAGTCTGGTTGCTGCGGCGAGGAAATACAAACCGGAGAAATCACTCTGGTTTCAgaggaagagacagagagCACGAATTGTTCCACGGGTTGTTGTGTggacaaagaagaagtgaCACAAACCTGTCATGAGAAGCCTGCTAGCTTGGTGGTATCAGGCTTGGAAGTGAAGAAGGATGAGCATTGTGAGAGCTCACACAGAGCCGTCAAGGTAGAGACCTGTTGCAAAGTGAAGATTCCAGAGGCTTGCGCATCAAAATGTAGGGACAGAGCGAAGCGTCACAGTGGTAAAAGCTGTTGCAGGAGTTATGCAAAAGAGTTATGCAGCCAccgccatcatcatcaccaccaccaccaccatcaccatgtGAGTGCTTGA
- a CDS encoding P-loop containing nucleoside triphosphate hydrolases superfamily protein (P-loop containing nucleoside triphosphate hydrolases superfamily protein; BEST Arabidopsis thaliana protein match is: P-loop containing nucleoside triphosphate hydrolases superfamily protein (TAIR:AT4G30100.1); Has 5930 Blast hits to 5690 proteins in 1157 species: Archae - 188; Bacteria - 1788; Metazoa - 1227; Fungi - 954; Plants - 650; Viruses - 225; Other Eukaryotes - 898 (source: NCBI BLink).): protein MDSDASAKENTQDLSDYKGMIETGGEGSVRDELQEPGLMVKQREVKGVEASYAVKCANTTVKRKMDQHKEAMLGKKRNRQTRFLNLEDVKQAGTVNTSTPRRQNFAQAVPTRSSAVNPPAEHGGESQSQSHQNLKSVDFPSTGGIHSESAEQKTESNGESYSGLLGKPRRLNRDEEPSAEGMGTSVSRQASWKQPANIRQPKSGHSSSRKVSYSQRSFKKPATSSTQYQDTSVERLIREVTNEKFWRHPEDTELRSVPERFESMEEYVRVFEPLLFEECRAQLYSTWVELAEANTYVKVRIKSIERRERGWYDVILNSLNGCKWAFKEGDVAVLSTPLPESDEDHEDAGRVAGTVRRHIPVDTRDPRGATLHFYVGNSGGTGSKIDDSHILRKLKPQDIWHLTVLGSLATTQREYVALHAFSRLNPQMQNAILNPSPEQFPSYEEQTPATPDCFTTSFVDHLHRSFNAPQLAAIHWAAMHTAAGTSSGVKKQEPWPFTLVQGPPGTGKTHTVWGMLNVIHLVQYQQYYTSLLKKLAPETYNQANECSSSDNILSGSIDEVLQNMDHNLFRTLPKLCAKPRMLVCAPSNAATDELLSRVLDRGFIDGEMRVYRPDVARVGVDSQSRAAQAVSVERRSDQLLAISRDEILRHMRNLRLQETQISQNIAGLKRELNAAAFATRSQGSVGVDPEVLISRDQKRDALLQHLAAVVEARDKVLVEISRLLIVEGKFRAGNNFNLEEARASLEASFANEAEIVFTTVSSSGRKLFSRLTHGFDMVVIDEAAQASEVGVLPPLALGAARCVLVGDPQQLPATVISKAAGTLLYSRSLFERFQLAGCPTLLLTVQYRMHPQIRDFPSRYFYQGRLKDSESISSAPDEIYYKDPVLRPYLFFNISHGRESHRGGSVSYENVDEARFCVGVYMHLQKTLKSLGAGKVSVGVITPYKLQLKCLKHEFGNALGQDELKEIYINTVDAFQGQERDVIIMSCVRASGHGVGFVSDIRRMNVALTRARRALWVMGNASALMKSEDWAALISDARGRNCFMEMDSLPLDFPIPKVSSYNPMAPNNGLITSKLYPSDAPIIGLHTKLR, encoded by the exons ATGGATTCTGATGCTAGTGCCAAGGAGAATACACAAGATCTTTCTGACTACAAGGGAATGATAGAAACTGGTGGTGAAGGCAGTGTTAGAGATGAGCTACAAGAACCAGGTTTGATGGTGAAGCAGAGAGAAGTTAAAGGAGTTGAAGCAAGTTATGCAGTTAAATGTGCTAATACTACAGTGAAGAGAAAGATGGATCAACATAAAGAGGCAATGTTGGGAAAGAAACGAAATAGGCAGACTAGGTTTCTTAATTTGGAAGATGTTAAGCAAGCAGGTACTGTTAATACATCTACACCTAGGAGACAGAACTTTGCACAGGCTGTCCCTACACGCTCCAGTGCAGTTAATCCACCTGCTGAGCATGGAGGAGAAAGCCAAAGCCAAAGccatcaaaatctaaaatcagTTGATTTTCCTTCTACTGGCGGTATACATTCAGAATCTGCTGAACAGAAGACCGAAAGTAATGGGGAATCATATTCAGGTTTACTTGGTAAACCTAGGAGGCTCAACAGGGATGAAGAACCTTCTGCTGAAGGGATGGGAACATCTGTATCAAGGCAGGCTTCTTGGAAGCAGCCGGCTAATATACGGCAGCCCAAGAGCGGTCATTCATCTAGTAGAAAAGTATCTTACAGCCAAAGATCTTTCAAGAAGCCAGCCACAAGTAGTACCCAATATCAGGATACATCTGTGGAACGTCTTATTCGAGAGGTGACCAACGAAAAGTTCTGGCGTCATCCTG AGGATACCGAACTCCGAAGTGTACCTGAGCGGTTTGAATCTATGGAGGAATATGTCAGAGTTTTTGAACCCTTACTTTTTGAGGAATGCCGGGCACAACTTTACAGTACATGGGTTGAACTGGCTGAGGCTAATACATATGTGAAAGTTCGAATAAAATCCAtcgaaagaagagagagag GATGGTATGATGTAATACTTAACTCCTTAAATGGCTGTAAATGGGCTTTCAAGGAGGGAGATGTTGCAGTTCTTTCAACTCCACTGCCTGAATCAG ATGAAGACCATGAGGATGCTGGACGTGTCGCTGGTACAGTTAGGAGACATATACCAGTTGATACCCGTGACCCTCGTGGAGCTACTCTACATTTCTATGTTGGAAATTCTGGTGGCACTGGCAG CAAGATTGATGATAGTCATATTTTACGGAAGCTTAAACCTCAGGATATCTGGCATCTAACAGTGCTTGGTTCACTTGCAACCACACAGAGGGAATATGTTGCACTTCATGCGTTTTCTCGACTTAACCCACAG ATGCAAAATGCCATTCTCAACCCCAGTCCGGAGCAGTTTCCTAGTTACGAGGAGCAAACCCCTGCAACGCCTGATTGTTTCACTACTAGCTTTGTTGACCATTTACATAGAAGCTTTAATGCTCCGCAGCTGGCTGCAATCCACTGGGCGGCCATGCATACTGCAGCTGGTACTAGTAGTGGGGTGAAGAAGCAAGAACCATGGCCATTCACTCTTGTTCAGGGTCCGCCAGGAACAGGCAAGACACACACTGTTTGGGGAATGTTGAATGTTATCCATTTGGTTCAGTATCAACAATATTACACTTCGTTGCTGAAGAAATTAGCACCTGAAACCTATAATCAAGCTAATGAGTGCAGCAGTTCAGATAATATTTTGTCAGGCTCTATTGATGAAGTCCTACAAAACATGGACCACAATCTCTTCCGCACCCTGCCCAAACTCTGTGCTAAACCAAGGATGCTTGTTTGTGCTCCTTCGAATGCTGCAACTGATGAACTTCTTTCACGTGTCCTCGACCGTGGTTTTATTGATGGGGAGATGAGGGTATATCGTCCCGATGTTGCTCGAGTCGGTGTTGATTCTCAATCGCGAGCTGCTCAAGCAGTTTCTGTGGAGCGAAGAAGTGATCAGCTATTAGCTATATCCCGCGACGAGATTCTACGACACATGCGTAACCTCAGACTACAAGAAACACAGATTTCTCAAAATATAGCTGGACTTAAAAGGGAACTTAATGCTGCAGCTTTTGCTACACGTTCTCAGGGATCTGTTGGAGTTGATCCTGAAGTCCTTATTTCAAGAGACCAGAAAAGAGATGCATTGTTACAGCACCTTGCTGCGGTGGTTGAAGCCAGAGATAAAGTACTTGTTGAAATATCTCGCCTTCTTATTGTGGAGGGAAAGTTTCGTGCTGGTAACAATTTTAATCTTGAGGAAGCACGAGCGAGTCTTGAGGCAAGTTTTGCAAATGAGgctgaaattgtttttaccACTGTATCAAGCAGTGGTCGTAAACTGTTTTCTCGTCTTACCCATGGCTTCGATATGGTTGTCATTGACGAGGCTGCCCAAGCTAGTGAGGTTGGAGTTCTTCCTCCCCTTGCTCTTGGTGCTGCGCGATGTGTACTTGTCGGTGATCCTCAGCAGCTTCCTGCGACAGTGATTAGCAAGGCTGCTGGAACTCTTTTATATAGTAGAAGTCTCTTTGAAAGGTTTCAGCTAGCAGGCTGTCCGACTTTGTTATTGACTGTTCAATACAGAATGCATCCTCAAATTCGAGATTTTCCTTCAAGGTACTTCTACCAAGGACGCCTCAAAGACAGTGAAAGTATATCCAGCGCTCCTGATGAGATTTACTATAAAGATCCTGTTCTTAGGCCTTACCTTTTCTTCAATATCAGCCATGGGCGGGAGTCTCATAGAGGTGGATCTGTATCTTACGAGAATGTTGATGAAGCTCGATTCTGTGTTGGGGTGTACATGCATCTTCAGAAAACTCTGAAGTCGTTGGGTGCGGGTAAAGTCTCTGTGGGAGTAATAACCCCGTACAAACTGCAGCTGAAATGCCTTAAGCACGAGTTTGGCAATGCTTTGGGCCAAGATGAACTGAAAGAGATTTATATTAATACAGTAGACGCGTTTCAGGGTCAAGAACGTGATGTTATAATCATGTCATGTGTGCGTGCTTCGGGTCATGGGGTTGGCTTTGTTTCAGATATCCGGCGGATGAATGTTGCTCTTACCCGTGCGAGAAGAGCTCTGTGG GTGATGGGAAATGCATCTGCTCTGATGAAGTCTGAGGATTGGGCAGCGTTGATCTCTGACGCGAGAGGCAGAAACTGTTTTATGGAAATGGACTCTCTTCCCCTGGATTTCCCAATCCCTAAAGTATCTAGTTATAATCCCATGGCACCTAATAATGGGTTAATAACATCGAAGCTGTACCCTTCAGACGCACCGATCATAGGCCTGCACACCAAATTACGTTGA
- a CDS encoding S-locus lectin protein kinase family protein (S-locus lectin protein kinase family protein; FUNCTIONS IN: protein serine/threonine kinase activity, sugar binding, protein kinase activity, ATP binding; INVOLVED IN: protein amino acid phosphorylation, recognition of pollen; LOCATED IN: endomembrane system; EXPRESSED IN: 19 plant structures; EXPRESSED DURING: 13 growth stages; CONTAINS InterPro DOMAIN/s: Curculin-like (mannose-binding) lectin (InterPro:IPR001480), Protein kinase, ATP binding site (InterPro:IPR017441), Apple-like (InterPro:IPR003609), PAN-1 domain (InterPro:IPR003014), Serine/threonine-protein kinase-like domain (InterPro:IPR017442), Protein kinase-like domain (InterPro:IPR011009), Serine/threonine-protein kinase, active site (InterPro:IPR008271), Protein kinase, catalytic domain (InterPro:IPR000719), S-locus glycoprotein (InterPro:IPR000858), EGF-like (InterPro:IPR006210); BEST Arabidopsis thaliana protein match is: receptor-like protein kinase 4 (TAIR:AT4G00340.1); Has 116366 Blast hits to 114909 proteins in 4332 species: Archae - 99; Bacteria - 12770; Metazoa - 42761; Fungi - 9470; Plants - 34242; Viruses - 402; Other Eukaryotes - 16622 (source: NCBI BLink).), which yields MVSFLTLTSFFFICFFIHGSSAVDTISGDFTLSGDQTIVSSDGTYEMGFFKPGSSSNFYIGMWYKQLSQTILWVANRDKAVSDKNSSVFKISNGNLILLDGNYQTPVWSTGLNSTSSVSALEAVLQDDGNLVLRTGGSSLSANVLWQSFDHPGDTWLPGVKIRLDKRTGKSQRLTSWKSLEDPSPGLFSLELDESTAYKILWNGSNEYWSSGPWNPQSRIFDSVPEMRLNYIYNFSFFSNTTDSYFTYSIYNQLNVSRFVMDVSGQIKQFTWLEGNKAWNLFWSQPRQQCQVYRYCGSFGICSDKSEPFCRCPQGFRPMSQKDWDLKDYSAGCVRKTELQCSRGDINQFFRLPNMKLADNSEVLTRTSLSICASACQGDCSCKAYAYDEGSSKCLVWSKDVLNLQQLEDENSEGNIFYLRLAASDVPNVGASGKSNNKGLIFGAVLGSLGVIVLVLLVVILILRYRRRKRMRGEKGDGTLSAFSYRELQNATKNFSDKLGGGGFGSVFKGALPDSSDIAVKRLEGISQGEKQFRTEVVTIGTIQHVNLVRLRGFCSEGSKKLLVYDYMPNGSLDSHLFLNQVEEKIVLGWKLRFQIALGTARGLAYLHDECRDCIIHCDIKPENILLDSQFCPKVADFGLAKLVGRDFSRVLTTMRGTRGYLAPEWISGVAITAKADVYSYGMMLFELVSGRRNTEQSENEKVRFFPSWAATILTKDGDIRSLVDPRLEGDAVDIEEVTRACKVACWCIQDEESHRPAMSQVVQILEGVLEVNPPPFPRSIQALVVSDEDVVFFTESSSSSSHNSSQNHKHSSSSSSSKKMTNDNSSA from the coding sequence ATGGTTTCGTTCTTGACCCTCActtccttctttttcatctGCTTCTTCATCCATGGCTCTTCCGCCGTCGACACAATCTCCGGCGACTTTACTCTCTCCGGCGACCAGACTATTGTCTCCTCCGACGGAACTTACGAAATGGGTTTCTTTAAACCaggttcttcttcaaacttctACATAGGTATGTGGTATAAGCAACTCTCTCAAACCATACTATGGGTAGCCAATCGAGACAAAGCAGTTTCCGACAAAAACTCATCAGTTTTCAAAATCTCCAACGGAAACTTAATCCTACTCGACGGTAATTACCAGACTCCGGTTTGGTCCACCGGTCTCAACTccacttcctctgtttctgctCTTGAAGCGGTTTTGCAAGACGACGGCAATCTTGTTCTCAGAACCGGCGGCTCTAGCTTATCAGCTAACGTATTGTGGCAAAGCTTTGATCACCCGGGAGACACGTGGCTTCCCGGAGTGAAGATCCGGTTAGATAAACGAACCGGAAAGAGCCAGCGACTCACTTCGTGGAAGAGTCTCGAAGATCCATCACCAGGTTTGTTCTCTCTCGAGCTAGACGAATCCACAGCTTACAAAATTCTCTGGAACGGATCTAATGAGTACTGGTCAAGTGGTCCTTGGAACCCTCAGAGCAGGATCTTTGATTCGGTTCCCGAGATGAGACTCAATTACATCTACAACTTCAGCTTTTTCTCTAACACCACAGACTCATACTTCACGTACTCTATCTATAACCAGTTGAACGTGTCACGCTTCGTCATGGACGTGTCTGGACAGATCAAACAGTTCACTTGGTTAGAAGGAAACAAGGCATGGAACTTGTTCTGGTCTCAACCTCGACAACAATGTCAGGTCTATAGGTATTGTGGCTCCTTTGGAATTTGCAGTGACAAGTCTGAGCCTTTTTGCCGTTGCCCACAAGGGTTTAGGCCTATGTCGCAGAAAGACTGGGACTTGAAGGATTACTCTGCAGGCTGCGTTAGAAAGACTGAACTACAATGCTCTCGTGGAGACATTAACCAGTTTTTTCGTCTTCCGAACATGAAACTAGCTGATAATTCAGAGGTATTGACAAGAACTAGTCTTAGTATTTGTGCCTCTGCTTGCCAAGGAGATTGTTCTTGTAAGGCTTATGCATATGATGAAGGCTCGAGCAAATGCTTGGTTTGGTCTAAAGATGTCTTGAATCTACAGCAACTTGAAGATGAAAACAGTGAGGGGAACATATTTTATCTTAGACTCGCTGCTTCTGACGTTCCTAATGTTGGTGCTTCGGGTAAGAGTAACAATAAAGGTTTGATATTTGGGGCGGTTCTAGGCTCGTTAGGAGTAATAGTCCTTGTTCTGTTGGTGGTAATCTTGATCTTAAGGTacaggaggaggaagagaatgagagGAGAGAAGGGTGATGGTACATTGAGTGCGTTTAGCTATAGAGAATTACAGAATGCGACAAAGAATTTCTCGGATAAGTTAGGAGGAGGAGGTTTTGGTTCAGTGTTCAAAGGTGCTTTACCGGATTCTAGTGATATAGCGGTGAAGAGGCTTGAGGGTATTAGCCAAGGGGAGAAGCAGTTTAGGACGGAAGTAGTGACGATAGGAACGATCCAACACGTTAATCTAGTGAGGCTTCGCGGGTTTTGCTCCGAAGGAAGCAAGAAATTGTTGGTTTATGATTACATGCCTAATGGTTCTTTGGATTCTCATCTTTTCTTAAACCAAGTTGAAGAAAAGATCGTCCTCGGGTGGAAACTGCGGTTCCAAATCGCGTTAGGGACAGCTAGAGGATTAGCTTATCTACACGATGAATGTAGAGACTGTATCATTCACTGCGATATAAAACCCGAAAACATTTTGTTAGATTCACAGTTTTGTCCCAAAGTTGCTGATTTCGGTTTGGCCAAGCTCGTGGGTCGAGATTTTAGTAGGGTTTTGACGACAATGAGAGGCACAAGAGGGTATCTTGCACCGGAATGGATATCGGGAGTTGCGATAACAGCGAAAGCCGATGTTTACAGCTACGGGATGATGTTATTTGAGCTTGTTTCCGGGAGGAGAAACACAGAGCAATCAGAGAACGAGAAAGTCAGATTCTTTCCAAGTTGGGCCGCGACCATACTCACCAAAGATGGAGACATTCGCTCACTGGTTGACCCTAGACTAGAGGGAGATGCAGTGGACATAGAGGAGGTCACGAGAGCTTGTAAAGTGGCGTGTTGGTGCATACAAGACGAAGAGAGTCATAGGCCAGCGATGAGTCAAGTTGTTCAGATTCTTGAAGGTGTCTTGGAAGTGAATCCACCGCCTTTTCCAAGATCAATTCAAGCTTTAGTCGTTTCCGATGAAGACGTGGTCTTCTTTACTGAGTCGTCATCTTCGTCAAGCCATAATTCTTCACAGAATCACaagcattcttcttcttcttcttcttccaagaAAATGACCAACGATAACTCTTCTGCTTAG
- a CDS encoding reverse transcriptase-like protein (FUNCTIONS IN: molecular_function unknown; INVOLVED IN: biological_process unknown; LOCATED IN: cellular_component unknown; BEST Arabidopsis thaliana protein match is: RNA-directed DNA polymerase (reverse transcriptase)-related family protein (TAIR:AT1G60720.1); Has 30201 Blast hits to 17322 proteins in 780 species: Archae - 12; Bacteria - 1396; Metazoa - 17338; Fungi - 3422; Plants - 5037; Viruses - 0; Other Eukaryotes - 2996 (source: NCBI BLink).), with translation MVFLKLYLCQPLFCTWAELFSWTRQSSPTVPSLLRKVVAHLVVYNLWRKRNNVLHNSHRVSFSVVFRLIDGELRNVISSRRHMKRWRELTVFWIR, from the coding sequence ATGGTTTTTCTCAAGTTGTACCTCTGTCAGCCGTTGTTCTGCACTTGGGCGGAGCTTTTCTCGTGGACAAGACAATCTTCTCCAACGGTTCCTTCTCTCCTTAGGAAAGTGGTCGCTCATCTTGTGGTGTACAACCTCTGGAGGAAGAGGAATAATGTCCTCCACAACTCTCATCGggtctctttctctgttgtcTTTCGTTTGATTGATGGTGAGCTGCGCAACGTCATTTCTTCGAGGAGGCACATGAAGCGTTGGCGAGAGCTTACGGTGTTTTGGATCCGTTAG